A genomic region of uncultured Paludibaculum sp. contains the following coding sequences:
- the nuoK gene encoding NADH-quinone oxidoreductase subunit NuoK: MLHPITTEHYLVLSAALLLIGTVGILLRRNAVVVMMSIELILNAVNINLVAFGKHAQQLNGQVFAIFIITVAVAEAAVGLGILISVFRNKETVLVDEIDLLKW, encoded by the coding sequence ATGCTGCACCCCATCACCACGGAACACTATCTGGTCTTGAGCGCCGCGTTGCTGCTCATTGGCACCGTGGGTATCCTGCTGCGCCGCAATGCGGTGGTCGTCATGATGTCCATCGAGTTGATTCTCAATGCCGTCAACATCAATCTGGTTGCCTTCGGCAAGCACGCTCAACAGCTCAACGGCCAGGTTTTCGCGATCTTCATCATCACGGTCGCCGTCGCCGAAGCCGCGGTGGGCCTCGGCATTCTGATCTCCGTCTTCCGAAATAAGGAGACGGTTCTGGTCGACGAAATCGACCTGTTGAAGTGGTAG
- a CDS encoding NADH-quinone oxidoreductase subunit M, translated as MQGHLLSVILFTPLAGLFLLLFIPKSQKTFIRLWANITAAAGFLVSLPLIIGFDRSNGGYQFVERAEWIPSLGVQYLIGVDGISVLMVMLTTIMGFLAIFSSWDAIKDREKEYYAMFLLQQTGMLGVFISMDFLLFYVFWEMVLVPMYFIIGVWGGPRKLYAAIKFFLYTLTGGVLMLLGILLLYFNYASQFGRYTFEIAELMKINLPLATQQWVFWAFFVGFAIKVPMFPFHTWLPDAHTEAPTAGSVILAAVLLKMGTYGFIRFSLPLLPKASSDHTIVTIVAVLSIIGILYGALVSLMQQDWKKLVAYSSVSHLGFCTLGIFALNQSGITGSVIQQINHGISTGMLFLVVGVIYERRHTREIKEYGGLAHIMPNYAIVFAIAMLSSAGLPLLNGFVGEFTILQGAFDANHVWAAFAVLGVIFGAAYLLWLYQRTMLGEVTNEKNKGLPDLKWREWAVFVPLIIWALSIGIYPKPYFDILEKPVAQIVHRVHDTANASATPTTPTPEVASR; from the coding sequence ATGCAAGGACACCTACTTTCGGTCATCCTGTTCACGCCGCTGGCCGGACTCTTTCTTCTGCTCTTCATTCCGAAGTCGCAGAAGACGTTCATCCGGCTGTGGGCCAACATCACCGCCGCAGCCGGCTTCCTCGTTTCGCTGCCTCTGATCATTGGGTTCGACCGTTCGAACGGCGGCTATCAGTTTGTCGAGCGGGCGGAGTGGATTCCGTCGCTGGGCGTGCAGTACCTGATCGGTGTGGATGGCATCAGTGTTTTGATGGTGATGCTGACCACGATCATGGGCTTTCTGGCCATCTTCTCCTCGTGGGACGCGATCAAAGACAGGGAGAAGGAATACTACGCCATGTTCCTGTTGCAGCAGACGGGCATGCTGGGGGTCTTCATCTCGATGGACTTCCTGCTGTTCTACGTCTTCTGGGAGATGGTGTTGGTGCCGATGTACTTCATCATCGGCGTGTGGGGCGGCCCCCGGAAGCTGTACGCGGCCATTAAGTTCTTCCTCTACACCCTGACCGGTGGCGTACTGATGCTGTTGGGCATCCTGCTGCTTTACTTCAACTACGCCTCGCAGTTCGGCCGCTACACGTTCGAGATCGCGGAACTGATGAAGATCAATCTGCCGCTCGCGACCCAGCAGTGGGTCTTCTGGGCGTTCTTTGTCGGCTTCGCCATCAAGGTGCCGATGTTCCCGTTCCACACCTGGCTGCCGGATGCGCACACCGAGGCTCCGACGGCAGGATCCGTGATTCTGGCGGCCGTCCTGCTGAAGATGGGAACATACGGCTTCATCCGTTTCTCATTGCCCCTGCTGCCAAAGGCTAGCTCCGATCACACGATTGTGACGATTGTGGCGGTGCTTTCGATCATCGGCATTCTCTATGGAGCGCTAGTGAGCCTGATGCAGCAGGACTGGAAGAAGCTGGTGGCCTACTCCTCGGTGAGCCACCTGGGCTTCTGTACGCTGGGCATCTTCGCGCTGAACCAGAGCGGCATCACCGGATCGGTGATCCAGCAGATCAACCACGGCATCTCGACCGGCATGTTGTTCCTTGTGGTGGGCGTGATCTACGAACGGCGCCACACGCGCGAGATCAAGGAGTATGGCGGCCTGGCGCACATCATGCCGAACTACGCCATCGTGTTCGCCATCGCGATGCTGAGCAGCGCGGGCCTGCCACTGTTGAACGGGTTCGTGGGCGAGTTCACCATTCTTCAGGGCGCGTTTGACGCGAACCACGTCTGGGCGGCGTTCGCCGTGCTGGGCGTGATCTTCGGCGCCGCGTATCTGCTGTGGCTCTACCAGCGGACGATGCTCGGCGAGGTCACGAACGAGAAGAATAAGGGCTTGCCGGATCTGAAGTGGCGCGAATGGGCGGTTTTTGTCCCACTGATCATCTGGGCCCTCAGCATCGGCATCTATCCGAAACCCTATTTCGACATCCTGGAAAAACCGGTGGCGCAGATTGTGCACCGCGTGCATGACACGGCCAACGCGTCCGCAACGCCCACCACCCCCACTCCGGAGGTTGCCTCCCGATGA
- a CDS encoding NADH-quinone oxidoreductase subunit N, with amino-acid sequence MSVYYTSIDHFVLLPVLLLALFGCATLLFDFLVFPEAHQRKYLLVFLGLGEAFAGWAFWRQGSALAVNGGEISAFHGAVVIDHYALFFHWIFLVTTLLVGLISYRYLEVRDEHHGEYYGLLMLAQCGMFFLASGNELVTIFVGLETMAVTFYVLVGFLRAEQRSNEAALKYLLLGGLSSGFLAYGFSILYGIAGSTHLSVIAKAVAARGASDTILFLAIATTTVGLLFKIAAAPFHMWAPDVYEGAPTTITAFLAVGSKAASFALLLRLFGNTLGSARSMWEPLLIAAAVLSMTIGNLAAITQTNTKRLLAYSSVNHAGYILLGVIAGNNTGYKGVLIYLLVYTFMNLGAFLVLTSLTRKGLAGEDINDLRGLMKKSPGHALWMLIFLLSLAGIPPTAGFFGKYFIFLSLIETGHYVLAVLGCLYAAVAIYYYMRMVKAMFIETEEEETPALSTSFGMQVALVVTGVMTLVIGVYPEPFVRLAQQSFQR; translated from the coding sequence ATGAGCGTGTATTACACCTCCATCGACCACTTCGTCCTGCTCCCCGTGCTGCTGCTGGCGCTGTTTGGTTGCGCCACCCTGCTCTTCGACTTCCTGGTCTTCCCGGAAGCGCATCAACGCAAATACCTGCTGGTCTTCCTCGGGCTCGGCGAAGCTTTCGCCGGCTGGGCGTTCTGGCGGCAAGGCAGTGCGTTGGCCGTCAATGGCGGCGAGATTTCGGCCTTCCACGGGGCGGTGGTGATCGACCACTACGCCTTATTCTTTCACTGGATCTTTCTCGTCACGACCTTGCTGGTAGGGCTGATCTCTTACCGGTATCTGGAAGTCCGCGATGAGCATCACGGCGAATACTATGGACTGCTGATGCTGGCCCAGTGCGGCATGTTCTTCCTGGCTAGCGGCAACGAACTGGTGACCATCTTTGTCGGCCTGGAGACGATGGCGGTCACGTTCTACGTGCTGGTCGGGTTCCTGCGGGCCGAGCAGCGCTCGAACGAGGCGGCACTGAAGTATCTGTTGCTGGGCGGGCTCTCGTCGGGCTTCCTGGCCTATGGTTTCTCTATTCTCTACGGCATCGCAGGATCCACGCATTTGAGCGTGATCGCCAAAGCAGTGGCGGCGCGCGGCGCCAGCGACACCATCCTATTCCTCGCCATTGCGACGACGACCGTGGGTCTGCTGTTCAAGATCGCGGCGGCGCCGTTCCACATGTGGGCTCCGGATGTGTATGAAGGCGCGCCGACGACCATTACCGCGTTTCTGGCCGTGGGTTCGAAGGCGGCTTCGTTTGCACTGTTGCTGCGGCTGTTTGGGAATACGCTGGGTTCGGCCCGATCCATGTGGGAGCCCCTGCTGATTGCCGCCGCCGTGCTTTCGATGACAATCGGCAACCTGGCCGCGATCACACAGACGAACACCAAACGCCTGTTGGCTTACAGCTCCGTGAATCACGCCGGCTACATCCTGCTGGGCGTGATCGCGGGCAACAACACCGGCTACAAGGGCGTTCTGATCTACCTGCTGGTCTACACCTTCATGAACCTGGGTGCGTTCCTGGTGCTCACTTCGCTGACGCGCAAGGGATTGGCCGGAGAGGACATCAACGACCTGCGCGGCCTGATGAAAAAGTCGCCCGGCCACGCGCTGTGGATGCTGATCTTCCTGCTGTCGCTGGCCGGCATTCCTCCAACGGCCGGGTTCTTCGGAAAGTACTTCATCTTCCTGTCACTGATCGAGACGGGCCACTATGTGCTTGCCGTGCTCGGCTGCCTGTACGCCGCCGTCGCCATCTACTACTACATGCGGATGGTGAAGGCGATGTTTATCGAGACGGAGGAAGAGGAGACGCCGGCGCTGAGCACCAGCTTCGGTATGCAGGTTGCCCTGGTGGTCACAGGCGTCATGACCCTGGTGATCGGCGTCTACCCGGAACCGTTTGTCCGCCTGGCGCAGCAGAGTTTCCAACGATGA
- a CDS encoding NADH-quinone oxidoreductase subunit I has product MRKLLRTIFLVDLVQGLMVTFRTQHPKNIVTEQYPAQRPKVAERYRGAPRLNINPDNGQTLCIACDLCALACPENLIVVGWQRNPETKRKDLINFTYDTSRCMFCGLCEDACPVDALELTQDFELASYSREGAIFDRQILEEGIKPTKYKF; this is encoded by the coding sequence ATGCGTAAGCTGCTGAGAACCATCTTTCTCGTCGACCTTGTGCAGGGCCTGATGGTGACCTTCCGGACTCAACATCCGAAGAACATCGTCACCGAGCAGTATCCGGCCCAGCGCCCCAAGGTGGCCGAGCGCTATCGTGGCGCTCCACGCCTAAACATCAATCCGGATAACGGCCAAACGCTGTGCATCGCGTGCGACTTGTGCGCCCTGGCCTGTCCGGAAAACCTGATCGTCGTCGGATGGCAGCGCAATCCGGAGACGAAGCGCAAAGACCTGATCAACTTTACCTATGACACCTCGCGCTGCATGTTCTGCGGCCTGTGCGAAGATGCCTGTCCGGTGGATGCTCTGGAACTGACGCAGGACTTTGAATTGGCGAGCTATTCGCGGGAAGGGGCGATCTTTGACCGGCAGATCCTCGAAGAGGGCATCAAGCCTACCAAGTACAAGTTCTAA
- a CDS encoding NADH-quinone oxidoreductase subunit J: MLETAFFYAFAALTLIGAILTVTLRNAIHCALALIGSLAGVAGLYLLQRAEFLFAVQIVLYIGGIMVLFLFVIMLVNLDAAARERQYHRHWIAAVLCLVGIGALATWFIRQGSESLHLGQSAPELPSSGNVEALSQVLFKQYLVPFELASILLLVAVVGSVIMAKKRI; this comes from the coding sequence ATGCTAGAAACCGCATTCTTCTATGCGTTTGCCGCGCTGACGCTGATCGGCGCCATCCTCACCGTCACCTTACGCAACGCCATCCATTGCGCCCTGGCCCTGATCGGTTCCTTGGCCGGCGTCGCGGGATTGTACCTGCTGCAGCGGGCCGAGTTCCTGTTCGCCGTCCAGATCGTGCTGTACATCGGCGGCATCATGGTGCTGTTCCTGTTCGTGATCATGTTGGTGAATCTGGACGCCGCGGCGCGAGAGCGCCAGTACCATCGCCACTGGATTGCGGCGGTGCTTTGCCTTGTCGGCATCGGAGCGCTTGCCACCTGGTTCATCCGCCAGGGTTCGGAGAGCCTGCACCTGGGCCAATCGGCGCCCGAACTGCCGTCGTCCGGCAATGTCGAAGCGCTCTCGCAGGTCTTGTTCAAACAATATCTTGTGCCGTTCGAACTCGCTTCCATCCTGTTGCTGGTGGCGGTTGTCGGCAGCGTCATCATGGCGAAGAAAAGGATCTGA
- the nuoL gene encoding NADH-quinone oxidoreductase subunit L, whose protein sequence is MNFLDLIWLIPILPLCGAAIMLFWGRYLSKAAIRIISPGAVLLSLILSVGAVLQLSALPERVHQVILFQWLPLLHADMGYMLDSLSSVMILVVTGIGFLIHVYATGYMAHEHGPRDGGYYRFFGYLNLFVFFMLTLVLANNYPLLFVGWEGVGLCSYLLIGFYFNKKSAGDAGKKAFIVNRIGDAGFILGMFFLFQITGSLTFVDVNEALRSARFTPEVGFFGVLSLTALLLFVGATGKSAQIPLYVWLPDAMEGPTPVSALIHAATMVTAGVYMCARSNALFALTPETSHIVAAVGAATAIFAASIGLVQNDIKRVLAYSTVSQLGYMFVAVGVGAYWVGVFHLYTHAFFKALLFLGAGSVIHAMSGEQDMRKMGGLRNKIPITFTTMFIASLAIAGIPGLAGFFSKDEILWQAWSSPLGSKVLWAVGFCTALMTAFYMWRLMFMTFYGEGRMDEHTKHHIHESPKSMTVPLMVLAAGSIGAGWIGMPKVFGENGFFQGLEHWLAPVFETGKEVAEHGAEHHDTSMEWILMGLSIGAALSGIFLARHIYLKMKESDRPTGGALHPILYNKWYVDEIYDFLFIHGLSMRGGSLMAAFDRTVVDGGVNGTAWVTKLVSRISMWWDTWIVDGLVNLSAYTVRALSFPVRFFQTGFIQSYALVFIAGVFAMFGYFWWVR, encoded by the coding sequence ATGAACTTCCTCGATCTCATCTGGCTGATCCCGATCCTGCCGCTGTGCGGCGCGGCGATCATGCTGTTTTGGGGCCGGTACCTTTCGAAGGCGGCCATCCGCATCATCAGTCCGGGCGCGGTTCTGCTGTCGCTGATTCTGTCGGTGGGTGCGGTTCTGCAACTGTCCGCTCTGCCCGAGCGGGTCCATCAGGTCATCCTGTTCCAGTGGCTTCCGCTGCTGCACGCGGATATGGGCTACATGCTCGATTCTCTGTCGAGCGTGATGATTCTCGTCGTCACAGGGATCGGGTTCCTGATTCACGTGTATGCCACGGGCTACATGGCGCACGAACATGGCCCGCGCGACGGAGGGTATTACCGCTTTTTCGGATACCTCAATCTGTTCGTCTTCTTCATGCTGACTCTGGTCCTGGCGAACAACTACCCGCTGCTCTTCGTCGGCTGGGAGGGTGTGGGCCTGTGCAGCTACCTGCTGATTGGGTTCTACTTCAACAAGAAGAGCGCCGGTGACGCGGGCAAGAAGGCCTTCATCGTCAATCGAATCGGCGACGCCGGGTTTATCCTCGGCATGTTCTTCCTGTTCCAGATCACGGGTTCGCTCACCTTTGTGGATGTGAACGAGGCGCTGCGCTCGGCGCGGTTCACTCCGGAGGTTGGGTTCTTCGGCGTCCTGAGTCTCACCGCCCTGTTGCTGTTCGTAGGTGCGACAGGCAAGAGCGCGCAGATTCCGCTGTACGTCTGGCTTCCGGACGCGATGGAAGGTCCGACGCCGGTCAGCGCGCTGATCCACGCGGCCACCATGGTGACGGCTGGTGTCTACATGTGCGCGCGGTCGAACGCCTTGTTCGCCTTGACGCCCGAGACCTCGCACATCGTCGCCGCGGTGGGTGCCGCGACGGCCATCTTCGCCGCCTCAATCGGACTGGTCCAGAACGACATCAAGCGCGTACTGGCCTACTCGACGGTGTCGCAGCTTGGATACATGTTCGTGGCGGTGGGGGTCGGTGCCTATTGGGTGGGCGTCTTCCACCTCTACACCCATGCGTTCTTCAAGGCCCTGCTCTTCCTCGGCGCCGGTTCTGTGATTCACGCCATGAGCGGGGAGCAAGACATGCGCAAGATGGGCGGGTTGCGGAACAAGATTCCCATCACGTTCACGACGATGTTCATCGCCTCCCTGGCCATCGCGGGCATCCCCGGTCTGGCGGGGTTCTTCTCGAAGGACGAGATCCTCTGGCAGGCATGGTCGTCGCCGCTGGGGTCGAAGGTATTGTGGGCCGTGGGCTTCTGCACCGCGCTGATGACCGCCTTCTACATGTGGCGGCTGATGTTCATGACGTTCTACGGCGAAGGCCGCATGGACGAGCACACAAAGCACCACATCCACGAGTCGCCGAAGTCGATGACGGTGCCGCTGATGGTGCTGGCCGCCGGGTCGATTGGCGCGGGCTGGATCGGCATGCCGAAGGTCTTCGGTGAGAACGGGTTCTTCCAAGGGCTGGAGCACTGGCTGGCGCCGGTCTTCGAGACCGGGAAGGAAGTGGCGGAGCACGGAGCGGAGCACCACGATACCAGCATGGAGTGGATCCTGATGGGCTTGTCGATTGGCGCGGCTCTGTCCGGCATCTTCCTGGCCCGGCACATCTACCTGAAGATGAAGGAATCCGACCGGCCCACGGGCGGCGCGTTGCACCCCATCCTCTACAACAAGTGGTATGTGGACGAGATCTACGACTTCCTGTTCATCCACGGACTTTCGATGCGCGGTGGTTCCTTGATGGCGGCCTTCGACCGGACCGTGGTGGACGGCGGCGTCAACGGGACAGCCTGGGTGACCAAGTTGGTTTCCCGCATCTCGATGTGGTGGGACACGTGGATCGTCGACGGGCTGGTGAACCTGAGTGCCTACACCGTGCGGGCGCTATCGTTCCCTGTGCGGTTTTTCCAGACCGGTTTCATTCAGTCGTACGCACTGGTTTTCATCGCCGGGGTCTTCGCCATGTTTGGCTACTTCTGGTGGGTTCGCTAG